The following are encoded together in the Strongyloides ratti genome assembly S_ratti_ED321, chromosome : 2 genome:
- a CDS encoding Polyribonucleotide 5'-hydroxyl-kinase Clp1 — translation MTTSKDNEPREYKLASDNELRFVVGPEEVTVELLDGRAELFGTELIRNKRYTFPPGRVIAIYAYDFATIELVGGDESTYVSDNTPMRSYLQIHTYLEKQREKAYQNLKSKRQKLGKQKRGPRLLIAGSMDVGKSTIARILCNYAVRSCRTPIYVDIDVGQGSISVPGTVGALFLEKTADVITGYDTKSSLTLHYGYSTPSANFDLYLSCLKTLADYVHKKSMSTDEINASGIIINTCGWVDKQGYESLTKAAEEFEVDTVVIIEHERLYHSLKKDLPSLVTVHKVSKSSGIEPRTRDMRAAARTNAIHNYFYGDYTHKLCPHSFPLTFDSVIVAKIGAEALPDSCLPFGMKLENCKTKVVKMNITPDIKDHLLAVMPPGSILDQSLLTTPCVGYVVITNVDMDNKVIHVLSPQPSPLPCNILLFSDVTFIDDNNIV, via the exons atGACTACATCCAAAGATAATGAACCAAGAGAATATAAACTAGCAAGTGATAATGAATTAAGATTTGTCGTTGGTCCTGAAGAAGTGACAGTTGAATTACTAGATGGGAGGGCAGAACTTTTTGGAACTGAGTTGATAAGGAACAAACGGTATACATTTCCCCCag gacGTGTAATAGCAATATATGCATATGATTTTGCAACAATTGAATTAGTTGGAGGTGATGAATCTACCTATGTTTCTGATAATACACCTATGCGTTCATATCTTCAAATTCATACATATCTTGAAAAACAAAGAGAAAAAGcatatcaaaatttaaaatcaaaacGACAAAAACTAGGTAAACAAAAAAGAGGACCAAGACTTTTAATTGCTGGTTCAATGGATGTTGGTAAAAGTACAATTGCAAGAATTCTTTGTAATTATGCTGTTAGAAGTTGTCGGACTCCAATATATGTTGATATAGATGTTGGACAGGGATCTATATCAGTTCCCGGAACAGTTGGTGCTTTATTTCTTGAAAAGACAGCTGATGTGATAACAGGATATGACACAAAATCGTCATTAACTTTACATTATGGTTACTCAACTCCAAGTGCTAATTTTGATCTTTATTTATCATGTCTAAAAACATTAGCTGATTATGtacataaaaaaagtatgtcAACAGATGAAATAAATGCCAGTggaataattataaatacatGTGGATGGGTAGATAAACAAGGATATGAATCTTTAACAAAAGCTGCTGAAGAATTTGAGGTTGATACTGTAGTAATTATAGAACATGAGAGATTATAtcatagtttaaaaaaagatctTCCATCACTAGTAACTGTACATAAGGTTTCAAAATCAAGTGGAATAGAACCTAGAACTCGTGATATGAGAGCTGCAGCAAGAACTAATGCTatacataattatttttatggtGATTATACACATAAATTATGTCCACATTCTTTTCCGTTAACTTTTGATAGTGTTATTGTAGCAAAAATTGGTGCTGAAGCTCTTCCAGATTCATGTTTACCTTTTGGTATGAAACTAGAAAATTGTAAAACAAAAGTTGTCAAAATGAATATTACACCTGATATTAAAGATCATCTTTTGGCTGTAATGCCACCTGGTTCAATTCTTGATCAATCTCTTTTAACTACTCCATGTGTTGGATATGTTGTTATTACCAACGTTGATATGGATAATAAAGTTATTCATGTTTTATCACCACAACCTTCTCCTTTACCCTGTAACATTTTACTATTTTCTGATGTTACTTTCATTGATGACAATAACATTGtgtaa
- a CDS encoding Short transient receptor potential channel 5 gives MMNEEERKNIISGKKTFVPFNKEQLEKDGSGGGGGHQNGGVSSISYNDKLSYTGGITGESFDIIDNTSIPISFSAPTMSETIRSSIETRNESLPLSLISNTTGSESFGTVDDNIQVERKSWSMISSKPSLTFSSSTNFLAPPSTDSPSRDMSTSEKSMQEKQYLLACERGDIGSVRKLLEGARKHPEYLDINCLDPLGRSALHIAIENENIEMIEILLDANIETGDAILYAIGEENVEAVEIIIEHLEKINKFNPETQGVEINEHSAFTPDMTPIILAAHKDNYEIIKLLLDKKATVPHPHDIRCLCKECTYAKSEDSLRLSRSRFNAYQALASPSLICLSARDPILYAFELSWELRRLSYVENEYRNEYQELSQKCQKFSVNMLDQVRGAKELEIVLNHTTNAWGEVAERYTSSEEVSHTLARLKLAIQLRQKRFVAHPNCQKLLTALWYDKLPFFSNRNIIYKLLIIIAVSIAYPILAVSYLIAPKSCIGSFIKKPFIKFICHSASYCYFLFLLILASQRIDYTFFFDFFSNHNNDLESMKDEDIDRKETRGPPPTPVELAILIWVLGFIWVEIKQLWDSGFHEYIYDLWNILDFITNSLYLCTFALRAVAYYQVEAEMRDPKMQHIGRKLHRKDWDAWDPTLISECMFATANIFSSLKLVHIFTVNPHLGPLKISLGRMVIDILKFFIVYCLVLFAFACGLNQLNWYYASMRQQECLKYKELSKIEDGINLNIAEMKNLEESCDPKYRSCASLFNTVETLFWALFGLIDLNHFNLKEEHAITEWTGKTIFGSYSCCSIIVLLNMLIAMMSNSYQYISDQSDCEWKFARSKLWMEYFDDTATLPPPFNIIPSPKSFYYISRWLCENIFSFSKKLQLVKQKSMRNILILKSVNQKENYYRRTLRVIAERESVFGFVSKNLIKRYIAQMQRRKQLNEGVSEDDVNEIKQDISAFRFELLGIFKNAGFVTGHSDITQKINSRAKRRAAMAERRMKGSSATFNLPIPEEWNSDKGTGTDSKISQTQKRSRSESIANLANSLKLTNWSHLNRLRKRVSFRKSSNNSNNYSIDSTCGLMSSKKQSLSSSGFDRKESILEESEQDLKNEMEFDKNSCHSVKCNTTKISNTDAIMKRLKFRKTNKQSCTVDGTTEELML, from the exons ATGATGAATGaagaagaaagaaaaaatataatatctggtaaaaaaacttttgtgCCTTTTAATAAAGAACAATTAGAAAAAGATGGAAGTGGTGGTGGTGGAGGACACCAAAATGGAGGAGTTTCTAGTATAtcatataatgataaattatcatatacTGGTGGTATTACTGGTGAAAGTTTTgatataattgataatacCTCAATTCCAATTTCTTTTTCAGCTCCAACAATGTCTGAAACTATTCGATCATCAATAGAAACAAGAAATGAATCTTTAccattatcattaatttcaaATACCACTGGTTCTGAATCATTTGGAACAGTTGATGATAATATTCAAGTTGAAAGAAAGTCATGGAGTATGATTTCTTCAAAACCATCTTTAACATTCTCATCATCTACCAATTTTCTTGCACCACCATCAACAGACAGTC cAAGTAGAGATATGTCAACAAGTGAAAAATCAATGCaagaaaaacaatatttattagcATGTGAAAGAGGTGATATAGGATCAGTAAGAAAGTTATTAGAAGGTGCTAGAAAACATCCTGAATATCTTGATATAAATTGCCTTGATCCATTAGGAAGATCAGCTCTTCATATAGCAatagaaaatgaaaatatagaaatgatagaaatattattagatgCAAATATTGAGACAGGTGATGCAATATTATATGCTATAGGTGAAGAAAATGTTGAAGCtgttgaaataataatagaacatttagaaaaaattaataaatttaatccTGAAACTCAAGGTGTTGAAATTAATGAACATTCAGCATTTACACCTGATATGACACCTATAATTTTAGCTGCACATAAAGATAAttatgaaattattaaattacttttagataaaaaagcAACTGTACCACATCCACATGATATTAGATGTTTATGTAAAGAATGTACATATGCTAAAAGTGAAGATTCTTTAAGATTATCACGATCACGTTTTAATGCATATCAAGCATTAGCTAGTCCATCTTTAATTTGCCTTTCAGCTAGAGATCCAATATTATATGCATTTGAATTATCATGGGAATTAAGAAGATTATCTTATGTTGAAAATGAATATCGTAATGAATATCAGGAGTTAAGTCAAAAATGTCAAAAATTTTCTGTTAATATGCTTGATCAAGTTCGTGGGGCAAAAGAATTAGAAATTGTACTTAATCATACAACAAATGCATGGGGTGAAGTTGCTGAAAGATATACAAGTTCAGAAGAAGTTTCACATACTTTAGCAAGATTAAAATTAGCAATTCAATTAAGACAAAAACGTTTTGTTGCTCATCCTAATtgtcaaaaattattgaCAGCTTTATGGTATGATAAATTACCATTTTTTAgtaatagaaatattatttataag cttctaataataatagcAGTATCAATTGCCTATCCAATATTAGCTGTATCATATTTAATAGCACCAAAGTCATGTATTggatcatttataaaaaaaccatttattaaatttatttgccACTCAGCAagttattgttattttttatttcttctaaTATTAGCATCCCAAAGAATTGattatacatttttctttgattttttttctaatcaTAATAATGATTTAGAATCAATGAAAGATGAAGATATTGATAGAAAAGAAACTAGAGGTCCACCACCAACACCAGTTGAGTTAGCTATCTTAATATGGGTTCTTGGTTTTATATGGGTTGAAATAAAACAACTTTGGGATAGTGGATTTCATGAGTATATTTATGATTTATGGAATATTCTtgattttataacaaattcCTTGTATTTATGTACATTTGCTTTAAGAGCAGTTGCATATTATCAGGTTGAGGCAGAGATGAGAGATCCAAAAATGCAACATATTGGAAGAAAATTACATAGAAAAGATTGGGATGCTTGGGATCCAACATTGATATCAGAGTGCATGTTTGCTACagcaaatatttttagtagtTTAAAATTAGTACATATTTTTACTGTTAATCCTCATTTGGGaccattaaaaatatcattaggGAGAATGgttattgatatattaaagttttttattgtCTATTGTTTGGTGTTATTTGCCTTTGCTTGTGGCCTTAATCAGCTTAACTGGTATTATGCTTCAATGAGGCAAcaa gaATGTTTAAAGTACAAGGAACTATCAAAAATAGAAGAtggaataaatttaaatatagctgagatgaaaaatttagaaGAATCTTGTGATCCAAAATATAGATCCTGTGCCTCATTATTTAATACAGTAGAAACATTATTTTGGGCATTATTTGGATTAATAGATTTgaatcattttaatttaaaagaagaaCATGCTATAACAGAATGGACAggaaaaacaatttttggAAGTTATTCATGTTGTTctataattgttttattaaatatgttaattGCTATGATGAGTAACTCATATCAATATATTTCAGATCAATCTGATTGTGAATGGAAATTTGCAAGAAGTAAATTATGGATGGAGTATTTTGATGATACAGCTACATTACCACCaccatttaatataataccatcaccaaaaagtttttattatattagtaGATGGTTATgcgaaaatatttttagttttagtAAAAAACTTCAATTAGTTAAACAAAAAAGTATGAGG aatattcttattttaaaatcggttaatcaaaaagaaaattattatcgA CGAACGCTACGAGTTATTGCTGAACGAGAGTCTGTCTTTGGG tttgtgtcaaaaaatttgattaaacGATACATTGCTCAAATGCAACGAAGAAAACAATTGAATGAAGGTGTTAGTGAGGATGAtgtaaatgaaataaaacaaGATATAAGTGCTTTTCGTTTTGAATTGTTgggaatatttaaaaacgcTGGTTTCGTTACTGGACATAGTGATATTActcaaaaaattaatt caCGTGCCAAAAGGAGAGCAGCAATGGCTGAAAGAAGAATGAAGGGATCCTCAGCAACATTTAATCTCCCAATACCAGAAGAATGGAATTCAGATAAAGGAACCGGAACAGATAGTAAAATATCACAAACACAAAAACGAAGTCGTTCAGAAAGTATAGCCAATTTAGctaattctttaaaattaactaattGGTCACATTTAAATAGACTTCGAAAGCGTGTTAGTTTTAGAAAATCAAGTAATAATAGTAACAATTATTCAATAGACAGTACATGTGGTTTGATGTCATCAAAGAAACAAAGTCTCTCATCATCAGGTTTTGATAGAAAAGAAAGTATCTTAGAAGAATCTGAACaggatttaaaaaatgaaatggaatttgataaaaatagttgTCATAGTGTTAAGTGTAATACTACAAAAATAAGTAATACAGATGCTATAATGAAAAGATTAAAATTCAGAAAAACTAATAAACAAAGTTGTACTGTTGATGGAACAACAGAAGAATtgatgttataa
- a CDS encoding Serine/threonine-protein kinase tousled-like 2, with protein sequence MERVVEVHKLLRYKGFGMMADTADHAPPQFEYEERFSDQLEMKKFNTGPRADKSLPKPVAVVGVGNHHQYHAPPSIRQPTADDYGMYSSRQYHHSENHPFVTPSYDGSNLSAQESYSDRELEPVDRLAPKIQTITTPGDKKQRKRKRNIDGSMSITSTTKGTGIENKKITEFIKQSPKRYGGSYSNGDNSSSNDLINGICVSPNSGGLNNIVPTFTTINNSSNPSSTINVQRLTPNHLASNYSSGDSNLSPPTTKIRVDSDTQTDHFDTEAIRVDNDKKNRYIEDLLKKTEELKNKLNKEKSKNDSSRATLKTLLIENTIKERKLKKTKVMEECLRIGQFKPMRHGEQFKDVWQDGWAFEDIQKKMERINNEKNEINVASNNLKKRKPTNARESKRPQINVGESFSVTNPSSSSSSLSTSYSMDDGFVKPELPKYLTVEEYYEQDEILRLRREHLKKEEADVQMEKDRLERERNLHIRELKRVQYEENSRFKTYEELNNRYLCLSLLGKGGFSEVWRAFDLEENRYVACKIHHVNKDWKEDKKANYVKHAVREKDIHKSLDHPRIVRLFDLFTIDNHCFCTVLEYCDGNDLDFYLKQHKQIPEKEARSIMMQIVSALKYLSERKPPVIHYDLKPANILLKSGTTSGEIKITDFGLSKIMENADDSDNIELTSQGAGTYWYLPPETFVMSHTPVKISSKVDVWSVGVIFYQCLYGRRPFGHELTQQRILEENTILKATEVVFPPKPQITSAAQDFIKRCLQYRKEERADVQELSKHELFRPRGQKSQPPSSPLARTSHSKSDYTDQEM encoded by the exons ATGGAGAGAGTTGTAGAA GTGCACAAGTTACTAAGATATAAAG GCTTTGGAATGATGGCTGATACTGCGGATCATGCACCGCCTCAGTTTGAGTATGAGGAACGATTTTCTGATCAGTTAGagatgaaaaaatttaatactgGTCCACGTGCTGATAAATCTCTCCCTAAACCAGTG GCAGTAGTTGGTGTTGGTAATCATCATCAGTATCACGCACCTCCAAGTATACGGCAGCCTACAGCAGATGACTATGGAATGTACTCTAGTAGACAATACCATCATTCTGAAAATCATCCATTTGTAACTCCTTCATATGATGGATCTAATTTAAGTGCACAAGAATCTTATTCTGATAGAGAATTGGAACCCGTCGATCGACTGGCACCAAAAATACAAACTATAACAACGCCTGGTGATAAAAAACagagaaaaagaaaaaggaATATTGATGGATCAATGTCTATAACATCAACAACAAAAGGTACTggtattgaaaataaaaaaataacagaatttataaaa cAAAGTCCAAAACGATATGGTGGTAGTTATTCAAATGGTGATAATAGTTCAAGtaatgatttaataaatgGTATATGTGTGTCACCAAATTCGGGtggtttaaataatatagtaCCAACATTTACAACAATAAACAATTCATCAAATCCTTCATCGACAATCAATGTACAAAGGCTGACACCGAATCATTTAGCTAGTAATTATTCATCTGGTGATTCAAATTTATCACCACCAACTACTAAAATTCGGGTGGATTCAGATACACAAACAGATCATTTTGATACAGAAGCAATACGTGtagataatgataaaaaaaatcgtTATATAGAagatttactaaaaaaaacagaagaattaaaaaataagttaaataaagaaaaaagtaaaaatgatTCTTCTAGAGCAACATTAAAAACtcttttaattgaaaatacaataaaagaaagaaaattaaaaaaaactaaagtTATGGAAGAATGTTTGAGGATAGGACAATTCAAACCAATGAGGCATGGTGAACAATTTAAAGATGTATGGCAAGATGGATGGGCATTTGAagatattcaaaaaaaaatggaaagaattaataatgaaaaaaatgaaattaatgttgcatcaaataatttaaaaaaacgaAAACCAACAAATGCTAGAGAATCTAAAAGGCCTCAAATTAATGTTGGAGAAAGTTTCTCAGTAACAAATCCTTCATCATCTTCCTCCTCATTATCAACATCCTATTCAATGGATGATGGTTTTGTTAAACCAGAATTACCTAAATATTTAACTGTTGAAGAGTATTATGAACAAGATGAAATATTACGTCTAAGGCGtgaacatttaaaaaaggaGGAAGCAGATGTTCAAATGGAAAAAGATCGTTTAGAAAGAGAAAGAAATTTACATATAAGAGAATTAAAACGGGTACAATATGAGGAGAATAGTCGTTTTAAGACATATgaagaattaaataatagATACTTATGTTTATCATTGTTAGGAAAGGGTGGTTTTTCAGAAGTGTGGAGAGCATTTGATTTAGAAGAGAATCGTTATGTAGCTTGTAAAATTCATCATGTTAATAAAGATTGGaaagaagataaaaaagCAAATTATGTTAAACATGCAGTACGTGAAAAAGATATTCATAAATCATTAGATCATCCACGTATTGTTAGGTTATTTGACTTATTTACTATAGATAATCATTGTTTCTGTACAGTATTGGAGTATTGTGATGGTAATGATTTagatttttatctaaaacaACATAAGCAAATACCAGAAAAAGAGGCACGAAGTATAATGATGCAAATAGTATCagcattaaaatatttatcagaAAGGAAGCCACCAGTAATACATTATGATTTAAAACCGGCTAATATCCTATTAAAATCGGGTACAACAAGTGGTGAAATAAAGATAACAGATTTTggtttatcaaaaataatggAAAATGCTGATGATTCTGATAATATAGAACTAACATCACAAGGTGCTGGTACATATTGGTATTTGCCACCTGAAACATTTGTAATGAGTCATACACCAGTAAAAATTAGTTCAAAAGTTGATGTGTGGAGTGTTGgtgttatattttatcaatgtCTTTATGGTAGGAGACCCTTTGGACATGAATTAACACAACAAAGAATATTGGAAGAGAATACAATATTAAAAGCAACAGAGGTTGTCTTTCCACCCAAACCACAAATTACTTCAGCAGCACAGGATTTCATTAAAAGATGTCTTCAATACAGGAAAGAAGAGAGAGCTGATGTACAAGAATTATCAAAACATGAGTTATTTAGACCAAGAGGACAA aaaagtCAGCCTCCATCATCACCATTAGCAAGAACAAGTCATAGCAAATCAGATTACACTGATCAAGAAATGTGA
- a CDS encoding Probable ATP-dependent RNA helicase DDX49, which produces MYNLFTKFTQKLLVILILYKKNGNTVAGMFSEENCGTTNFCYQLLANFLQDPTKINDKLIYIDTSKKFRIDKLTELIKDQNAKSVDSLRRIIVKRIFSIDELHEIIIGLPGFLKHTRVSLMVINSIYGCILSQELIANDYLSSVERILFGLKKLTQQEGIAILTINALVKFENSHEFVPLLGPKWLKQIPKRVSLHKDVYVSNMVRKKVFFSKKYEIGQLNRTIEVVSTVDTKFSDLGLGSWIVNQLKEMQIKKPTPVQINCIPKVLEGVDVLGCSKTGTGKTLAFALPILEKLSVDPYGIYALIITPTRELAFQISDQLIALGKPISLRCSTIVGGRSQNIQANELAKKPHIVVGTPGRIEDHIRSDPNVLDEADQLLDGQYSLQLKSIFLALPKKRQTLLFSATITSALTQLHQVSIHKPYFFEDVDEVKTVDKLTQKYVLCPVGVKDAYLVYVVKNYVEKNEDSSVLIFTYTCKEAQALAIMFNALGFSVSSLHSEISQKDRMSAISKFRNGNVKVLICTDVAARGLDISKVDLVVNHNVPRCTKTYLHRVGRSARAGRFGGALTFVTQYDISLLQAVEEAVGKKLEELKVDDKKVTEYASQVLIMKKEAEIKLEQRNFGERKKINKRKDMIRSGLDDSEVDKVLQDQRKRKKESLKKNNEKKKKISS; this is translated from the exons atgtataattt GTTTACTAAATTTACTCAAAAATTACTAGTAATTCTTAT attgtataaaaaaaatggaaacACTGTTGCAGGCATGT TTTCAGAAGAAAATTGTGGAACAACAAAT ttttgtTACCAGTTGTTGGCTAATTTTCTTCAAGATCCAACAAAAATAAACgacaaattaatatatattgatacaagcaaaaaatttagaattgATAAACTAACAGAACTAATAAAAGATCAAAATGCAAAAAGTGTTGATAGTTTGAGGcgaataatagtaaaaagaATCTTTTCAATAGATGAACTTCATGAAATTATTATAGGTTTGCCTGGATTTTTGAAACACACTCGTGTATCTTTAATGGTAATTAATTCAATTTATGGATGTATTTTGTCTCAAGAATTAATTGCAAATGACTATTTGTCAAGTGTTGAAAGGATTCTTTTTGGTCTCAAGAAATTGACTCAACAAGAAGGGATAGctatattaacaataaatgctttagtaaaatttgaaaatagtCATGAATTTGTACCATTGCTTGGACCTAAATGGTTAAAACAGATACCGAAAAGAGTATCATTACACAAAGATGTTTATGTCTCAAATATGGTAAggaaaaaagtatttttttcaaaaaaatatgaaattgGTCAATTGAATCGTACAATTGAAGTTGTCAG TACAGTAGATACAAAATTTTCTGATCTTGGTCTTGGATCATGGATTGTTAATCAATTAAAGGAGATGCAAATTAAGAAACCAACACCAGTGCAG atTAATTGTATTCCTAAAGTTCTTGAAGGAGTAGATGTACTTGGATGTTCAAAAACTGGTACAGGAAAAACATTAGCTTTTGCATTACCTATTCTTGAAAAGTTATCAGTTGATCCATATGGTATATATGCATTAATTATAACACCAACAAGAGAATTGGCATTTCAAATATCTGATCAATTGATAGCACTTGGAAAACCGATATCATTACGTTGTTCTACTATTGTTGGAGGTAGATCTCAAAATATTCAGGCAAATGAGTTAGCTAAAAAGCCTCATATTGTTGTTGGAACACCAGGAAGAATTGAAGATCATATTAGAAGTGATCCTAATG tACTTGATGAAGCTGATCAATTATTAGATGGACAATATtctttacaattaaaatctATCTTTTTAGCATTACCAAAAAAAAGgcaaacattattatttagtgCAACAATAACATCAGCATTAACACAACTTCATCAAGTTTCAATTCACAAAccttatttttttgaagatGTAGATGAAGTTAAAACAGTAGATAAGTTAACTCAAAAATATGTTCTTTGTCCAGTTGGAGTTAAAGATGCTTATTTAGTATatgttgttaaaaattatgttgaAAAGAATGAAGATAGTTCTGTGTTAATATTTACTTATACATGCAAAGAAGCTCAAGCTTTAGCTATAATGTTTAATGCTTTGGGATTTAGTGTTTCAAGTTTACATTCAGAAATTTCACAAAAAGATAGAATGTCTGCTATCTCAAAGTTTAGAAATGGAAAtgttaaagttttaatttgtaCAGATGTTGCTGCTCGTGGATTAGATATATCAAAAGTTGATCTTGTTGTTAATCATAATGTTCCAAGATGTACAAAAACTTACCTTCATCGTGTTGGAAGATCAGCTCGTGCTGGAAGATTTGGTGGTGCTTTAACTTTTGTTACTCAATATGATATTAGTCTTCTTCAGGCTGTTGAAGAGGCTGTTGGAAAAAAATTAGAGGAATTGAAGGTAGATGATAAAAAGGTAACAGAATATGCAAGTCAAGttttaattatgaaaaaagaagctgaaataaaattagagCAACGTAATTTTGGTGAAAGAAAGaagattaataaaagaaaggATATGATAAGAAGTGGTTTAGATGATTCAGAGGTTGATAAAGTTCTTCAAGATcaaagaaaaagaaagaaagaATCATTAAAGAAGAATAAtgaaaagaagaaaaaaatcaGTAGTTAA